One segment of Primulina tabacum isolate GXHZ01 chromosome 6, ASM2559414v2, whole genome shotgun sequence DNA contains the following:
- the LOC142549801 gene encoding myb-related protein 306-like — protein MGRPPCCDKIGMKKGPWTPDEDILLVSYVQEHGPGNWKAVPSHTGLTRCSKSCRLRWTNYLRPGIKRGSFVDQEEKMIIQLQALLGNKWAAIASYLPERTDNDIKNYWNTHLKKKLKKLQISSNGSHESGTGVFSTNSNSISRGQWERRLQTDINTAKQALKDALTFENKSLFSEQLMLNNELISSTKPSQAFSYASSTENIARLLKDWDKKKPKSEESKCSSIQDSSNNLSEGTHPTPSNENKSGIDLSESFESLFGFESFESSTSEFSRSTSPEASYVHGERKPDPNEMAPLSVLENLLLLEHDQGKDFLNNFSFDENPDMF, from the exons ATGGGCAGGCCACCATGCTGCGATAAAATTGGTATGAAGAAAGGGCCGTGGACTCCTGACGAAGATATACTTTTGGTGTCTTATGTTCAAGAACATGGCCCCGGGAATTGGAAGGCTGTTCCCTCACATACAG GGCTAACGAGATGCAGCAAGAGTTGCAGGCTGCGATGGACTAATTATCTTCGGCCTGGGATTAAGAGGGGAAGTTTCGTGGATCAAGAAGAGAAGATGATTATTCAGCTTCAAGCTCTTCTTGGAAACAA ATGGGCAGCCATAGCTTCTTATCTTCCAGAAAGAACAGACAATGACATAAAAAACTACTGGAACACCCATCTGAAAAAGAAGCTAAAAAAGCTTCAAATAAGTTCTAATGGCTCGCATGAGTCTGGCACAGGTGTTTTCTCCACAAATTCAAACTCCATTTCCAGAGGCCAGTGGGAGAGAAGGTTACAGACGGATATTAACACAGCCAAGCAAGCCCTTAAAGATGCATTAACGTTTGAAAACAAGAGCCTGTTCTCCGAACAattgatgctcaacaatgagcTGATTTCAAGCACAAAACCTAGCCAGGCTTTCTCTTACGCATCTAGCACGGAGAACATCGCGAGATTGCTGAAAGACTGGGACAAAAAGAAGCCGAAATCCGAAGAATCCAAGTGTTCGAGTATTCAAGATTCATCCAACAATCTTAGTGAAGGGACCCATCCTACTCCGAGTAATGAAAACAAAAGTGGGATCGATTTGTCTGAATCATTTGAATCTCTGTTTGGTTTCGAGTCCTTCGAATCTTCGACTTCCGAGTTCTCAAGATCTACTTCTCCGGAGGCTAGTTACGTTCACGGCGAAAGAAAACCCGACCCCAATGAAATGGCCCCGCTGTCAGTGCTGGAAAACTTGCTGCTGCTTGAGCATGATCAAGGGAAGGATTTTTTGAACAACTTCTCATTTGATGAAAATCCCGATATGTTCTAG